One genomic segment of uncultured Desulfobacter sp. includes these proteins:
- a CDS encoding AAA family ATPase produces the protein MAKRYTKEKKYIALPEEAINKIEAMVETWTYDTKAFVRSRLNQYTPPHPLTSLVKNFFFFVFFMKRKQKRMNVLNNPQILTDWKKRFLYSGETNPAASWNRIIEQELSKAEYHYLIAVLDRELTDLHVPVELEKIFEKIYRAHIRKEHLEDPDVPKAPIMLIEGTSGSGKSATAREALEKVVFRNEVIPTVDWRKKRDEILGGYSLFTQLEDVDPEFAMQIAKKKKTDFYLRLAKIPIFKRIFRKRIMNNLTDFEDLGILVDMSVITPNDYQTALSGEPGNYFKRAMGHPRVTSIRHIEEAHSAFGKSGSGPGSGGDGMEKQQRTLIDTSNIVLDEIIDGRRDCFVIATSDQAHRFDAAIYRRFVEKGVIIDISKYWMNPENLKKIIILEIRRYQIPTKFKPDSEQLDNAVDKIYAIFRERSLKITPAYVRKLIESIVSIQGDFVLEFLDDAVLIRKAFQLVAKNVYGELYDKVVDKMDRNLDWEAYVGDIKDKFSEMANNCFHYGVSEDKGVVLTGPPGSGKTYLVRTWLSSNRKVHDIATSPSALQDPSSPVHGAVSNLEKVYDIAKMIAPTVIFFDEGDALAPKRSATGGHPSDALTNKFLNIIDGEIPLNKVFTVLTTNRLDILDPALIRSKRLKTLDISGHMRQKDVFEIIKKQFENVPHQRQFEVEKIIETAQGICNTPADYTSFTEKAIALCSTEFKVLLKLRDLKSSTRDEKYNFVKLNFKTVLGILDALKAPPLLKSKIKNDLKNFVEDYDKILESVDHITREEDYPIVVAHLESARREISQSPVRKGSIQLNEFLETELSQEPQVGFIIGVGANEMSGMLLPIATSLTGRVENAPIIVTGAVATPSAETAQMDMAVKMTNQSAQEALTMVKNYIQGLCPDVSIPWLFGDFLQRYSIHHQLLSASYNVGGPSAGYALALNTMSVLLQIPLCIDFGITGAPWTKGVTKDQIGGSVIIGGHRKKTEKVLLYLRRMYMPLQNYQDLEPEFLIGYWQRDKDIIAVTHFADLMPEVLFLDEAHNKMREDLIEKRIKYKTEKYYDAEHTPNLKEDILQAKQIMRKRAEHEILKRVNAIRFYLQDPDREKFISHEKIFKTYIERN, from the coding sequence ATGGCCAAACGATATACAAAAGAAAAAAAATATATTGCCCTGCCTGAAGAGGCCATTAATAAAATTGAAGCCATGGTGGAAACCTGGACCTACGACACCAAGGCCTTTGTCAGATCCAGGCTTAACCAATACACGCCACCCCACCCCTTGACTTCTTTGGTGAAAAATTTTTTCTTTTTTGTCTTTTTCATGAAAAGAAAACAAAAGCGGATGAACGTACTCAACAACCCCCAGATTCTCACAGACTGGAAAAAACGATTTTTATATTCAGGGGAGACCAATCCGGCGGCCTCCTGGAACAGGATCATTGAACAAGAATTATCAAAGGCTGAATACCATTACCTTATCGCGGTTCTGGACAGAGAACTAACCGACCTTCATGTCCCTGTGGAATTAGAAAAAATTTTTGAAAAGATTTACAGGGCTCATATCAGAAAAGAACACCTGGAAGATCCGGATGTTCCTAAAGCCCCCATCATGCTCATTGAAGGCACTTCGGGTTCGGGAAAAAGCGCCACAGCAAGAGAAGCGCTTGAAAAAGTGGTATTTAGAAACGAGGTGATTCCCACGGTGGACTGGCGAAAAAAGCGGGACGAAATATTAGGGGGATACAGCCTGTTCACCCAGCTTGAGGATGTGGACCCTGAGTTTGCCATGCAGATTGCAAAAAAGAAGAAAACCGACTTTTACCTGCGTCTGGCAAAAATCCCCATTTTTAAACGGATTTTTAGAAAACGGATCATGAATAACCTGACGGATTTTGAAGATTTAGGCATTTTAGTGGACATGTCCGTTATCACGCCCAATGATTACCAGACCGCCCTGTCAGGAGAACCGGGCAACTATTTTAAGCGGGCCATGGGCCACCCCAGGGTCACGTCAATTCGGCACATTGAAGAGGCCCATTCGGCCTTTGGAAAATCCGGGTCCGGGCCCGGAAGCGGAGGTGATGGAATGGAAAAACAGCAAAGGACATTGATTGATACCTCCAACATCGTCCTGGATGAAATTATTGACGGAAGACGGGACTGCTTTGTTATTGCCACCAGTGACCAGGCTCACCGATTTGACGCTGCCATTTACCGCAGATTTGTTGAAAAAGGCGTGATCATCGACATTTCAAAATACTGGATGAACCCGGAAAACTTGAAAAAAATTATCATCCTTGAGATCCGGCGCTACCAGATTCCCACCAAGTTTAAGCCGGACTCTGAACAACTGGATAATGCCGTAGACAAAATTTATGCCATTTTCAGGGAGAGAAGCCTGAAAATAACCCCGGCCTACGTTAGAAAGCTCATTGAATCAATCGTCTCCATCCAGGGGGATTTTGTCCTGGAATTTTTAGATGATGCCGTCTTGATCCGGAAGGCCTTCCAGCTGGTGGCCAAAAATGTGTATGGAGAACTTTACGACAAGGTGGTTGACAAGATGGACCGGAACCTGGACTGGGAGGCGTATGTGGGCGATATCAAAGATAAGTTCTCTGAGATGGCTAACAACTGTTTTCATTACGGGGTCAGCGAAGACAAGGGTGTGGTCCTCACAGGCCCGCCGGGATCGGGCAAAACCTATTTGGTCAGAACCTGGCTTTCCTCAAATAGAAAGGTCCATGATATTGCAACAAGCCCCTCGGCTCTCCAGGACCCGTCAAGCCCTGTACACGGTGCCGTATCCAACCTTGAAAAAGTGTATGATATTGCAAAAATGATCGCCCCCACGGTGATATTTTTTGACGAGGGCGATGCGCTTGCCCCAAAACGAAGCGCTACCGGAGGCCACCCTTCGGATGCCCTGACCAACAAATTTTTAAATATCATTGACGGTGAAATTCCGTTGAATAAGGTCTTTACCGTCCTAACCACCAATCGTCTGGATATCCTTGATCCTGCCCTGATCCGGTCTAAAAGGCTTAAAACGCTTGATATATCAGGGCATATGCGGCAAAAGGATGTTTTTGAAATAATCAAAAAGCAGTTTGAAAATGTGCCACACCAACGCCAGTTTGAGGTGGAAAAGATAATAGAAACAGCCCAGGGGATTTGTAATACCCCGGCAGACTACACATCGTTTACGGAAAAGGCCATTGCCCTTTGCAGCACCGAGTTTAAAGTTTTGCTCAAACTTCGGGATCTCAAATCCTCAACCAGGGATGAAAAATATAACTTTGTCAAACTTAATTTTAAAACCGTTTTAGGGATACTTGATGCTCTTAAAGCCCCGCCTCTGCTCAAATCCAAAATCAAAAACGACCTGAAAAATTTTGTGGAGGATTACGACAAAATTCTGGAAAGTGTGGATCATATCACCCGGGAAGAGGATTATCCCATTGTTGTGGCCCACCTGGAATCCGCCAGAAGGGAAATTTCCCAAAGTCCGGTACGCAAAGGCTCCATCCAGCTCAACGAATTTTTAGAGACCGAGCTGAGCCAGGAACCCCAGGTCGGTTTTATTATTGGCGTGGGCGCCAATGAGATGAGCGGAATGTTGTTGCCCATTGCCACTAGCCTGACGGGCAGGGTTGAAAACGCTCCGATCATTGTAACCGGGGCCGTGGCCACGCCTTCGGCCGAGACCGCCCAGATGGATATGGCTGTGAAAATGACCAATCAGTCGGCCCAGGAGGCCCTGACCATGGTGAAAAACTATATCCAGGGCCTGTGCCCGGATGTCAGCATTCCCTGGCTGTTTGGGGATTTTCTCCAGCGGTATTCCATCCACCACCAGTTGTTATCCGCATCTTATAACGTTGGTGGACCCTCCGCAGGATATGCCTTGGCTCTGAACACCATGTCGGTTTTGCTTCAGATCCCCCTTTGTATTGACTTCGGCATCACCGGCGCTCCCTGGACCAAAGGGGTCACAAAGGACCAAATCGGCGGTTCGGTTATTATTGGCGGTCACCGGAAAAAAACCGAAAAAGTGCTGCTCTATCTTCGGCGGATGTACATGCCGCTGCAGAATTACCAGGATCTTGAGCCTGAATTTCTTATCGGCTATTGGCAGCGCGACAAGGATATTATTGCCGTAACCCATTTTGCTGACCTTATGCCCGAGGTTCTGTTCCTGGATGAGGCGCACAACAAGATGCGCGAAGACTTAATTGAAAAGAGAATAAAATACAAGACGGAAAAATATTATGACGCTGAGCACACGCCTAATTTGAAAGAAGATATTCTCCAAGCCAAACAAATTATGAGAAAACGGGCTGAACACGAAATTCTCAAACGGGTCAACGCCATCAGGTTCTATCTCCAGGATCCTGACCGGGAAAAATTTATTTCCCATGAAAAAATATTTAAAACCTATATAGAGAGAAATTGA
- a CDS encoding SDR family NAD(P)-dependent oxidoreductase, with protein MLGRQEIELTASPTHQVRFYNGSKIHIPAGKTIYLTRDSAGIATAFEKEFKKLNITARIIDATPENIPDLPDAAGLVLIPDAFHEPGNDVAASQFLLTAFSMASKNGPYLTASAKEGGSFMTCISFLGGGFGFKHFETQISPVYGGMAGLAKTAALEWKPVLCRALDLPFDPKAIKKNAEAAVGLMMTRGAVEMGLDGEYCYIPELVSKPVGESLDIDLDKSDVVVISGGARGVTAACAIALAKQCRSKIALLGRSKPPFDEPAWLEGMDTPVQMKKAIFANAFEKEKPTPARVEAEYRHFASNRDIKANLERIQKFGNEVTYYCVDIRDKDLVNATMEKVTRQLGPVTALIHGAGVLEDKLICEKTPDQFKNVFETKINGLFELLSSVDQDKLKYLVMFSSVAARFGNTGQCDYAMANEVLNKIAQAKQFTSPHCRALAINWGPWDGGMVTDALKREFEKRQIELIPIQAGARQMVAEMGNADKSCVEIVVGGTISSEVPEASSVMNKALTQTFSSQDSCIIEDHKIDNAPVVPLALMVDLLACGAEKNNPGLQFAGMENVQLLKGIVPGNNKTDVQVDIGRCVTIDHQLFTPGRITSSGKNGLTIQHARAQVLLAEKLPQPPVSPKSASIDLAPWEISMDQAYETILFHEGELQCISDICGVSPKGIEVMTTTAPDISAWYKTPHARQWTMDPMVLDAAFQTAILWTFHNCGQACLPASFANLRIFHAFPKQSGHKVRISFTVNHQDQHKIKGYFTFFDENNTVIASMMGFEAIMDPGLINKFKSTPLFDRDKILAFAQGNPSEAFGEPYKIFDKAREIARLPRPPYFFMDAVLKADHPAWQTAPGGWIETTYKIDKDAWYFAANHSDTMPFCILLEVALQPCGWLAAYGGAALTCEDRLHFRNLGGKAKLIKNLTRTSGVVKIRVRMTDVSMAGGMIIQNFDMDVQNKGESVYKGTTNFGFFTADALAKQVGIREPEAFLTLEKNSRPSEIVLEDHAPLTPKDQNIGPNTGMPGKALRMIDKITFLDFKAGLHGQGVIQGEKQVDPDEWFFHAHFYQDPVCPGSLGIESFLQLIRFFMIKKFDLDPEQFAPAIVENHEHEWTYRGQIIRSNSNIVVQAHISACTLDETGCRATADGTLCVDGICIYEMKNFCFSLQALPIETNMKKEKKLSNQS; from the coding sequence GTGCTTGGCAGGCAGGAGATTGAGCTCACTGCCTCGCCCACCCATCAGGTCCGTTTCTATAATGGGTCAAAAATCCACATTCCTGCAGGTAAAACCATTTACCTGACAAGAGATAGTGCGGGCATTGCCACTGCATTTGAAAAAGAGTTTAAAAAACTTAACATAACCGCACGAATTATTGATGCCACCCCGGAGAATATTCCGGATCTGCCTGATGCAGCAGGGCTTGTCCTCATACCGGACGCCTTTCATGAACCCGGCAACGACGTTGCAGCAAGTCAGTTTCTTTTAACAGCGTTCAGCATGGCATCGAAAAACGGACCTTACCTGACAGCAAGTGCCAAGGAAGGCGGCAGCTTTATGACCTGTATCAGCTTTCTTGGCGGCGGCTTTGGGTTTAAACATTTTGAAACACAAATCAGCCCTGTTTACGGCGGCATGGCAGGCCTTGCCAAAACAGCCGCCCTTGAATGGAAACCGGTCCTGTGCCGGGCCCTTGACCTTCCGTTTGACCCTAAAGCCATAAAAAAGAACGCCGAAGCCGCCGTAGGCCTGATGATGACCCGGGGTGCCGTGGAAATGGGGCTTGATGGTGAGTACTGTTACATTCCCGAACTTGTATCCAAACCTGTCGGCGAGTCTTTAGATATTGACCTGGACAAATCCGATGTTGTGGTGATTTCTGGCGGTGCCAGGGGCGTCACAGCGGCGTGTGCCATTGCCCTTGCCAAGCAATGCCGGTCTAAAATAGCGCTTTTGGGCAGATCTAAACCACCCTTTGACGAACCGGCATGGCTTGAGGGCATGGATACACCCGTCCAGATGAAAAAAGCCATTTTTGCCAATGCCTTTGAAAAAGAAAAACCCACACCCGCCCGGGTGGAGGCTGAATATCGCCATTTTGCCTCAAACCGGGATATTAAAGCCAATCTGGAACGTATACAAAAATTTGGTAATGAGGTTACCTACTACTGCGTAGACATCCGGGATAAAGACCTTGTCAACGCGACCATGGAAAAGGTGACTCGGCAGTTAGGTCCTGTGACTGCCCTGATTCATGGGGCCGGTGTTCTTGAAGACAAATTGATATGTGAAAAAACACCTGATCAATTCAAAAATGTATTTGAAACCAAAATCAACGGACTTTTTGAACTTCTTTCGTCAGTGGATCAAGACAAACTGAAGTACCTGGTTATGTTCTCATCGGTGGCGGCAAGATTCGGAAATACCGGCCAATGCGACTACGCCATGGCTAACGAAGTACTCAATAAAATCGCACAAGCCAAACAATTTACCTCTCCCCATTGCAGGGCTTTAGCCATCAATTGGGGGCCCTGGGACGGCGGTATGGTCACGGACGCCCTGAAACGGGAATTTGAAAAACGTCAGATTGAACTGATCCCCATCCAGGCAGGCGCACGGCAGATGGTGGCGGAAATGGGAAATGCCGACAAATCCTGCGTTGAGATCGTTGTGGGGGGCACCATATCTTCAGAGGTGCCGGAAGCATCGTCTGTAATGAATAAAGCCTTAACCCAAACCTTTAGTAGCCAGGACAGTTGTATCATTGAAGATCATAAAATTGACAATGCACCGGTTGTTCCCCTGGCCTTAATGGTGGATCTGCTGGCCTGTGGTGCCGAAAAAAACAATCCAGGCCTGCAATTTGCCGGAATGGAAAATGTGCAACTGCTCAAAGGGATTGTGCCCGGCAATAACAAGACTGACGTCCAGGTAGACATTGGACGGTGCGTCACCATAGACCATCAACTCTTTACCCCAGGTCGCATTACCTCTTCGGGAAAAAACGGATTAACAATCCAGCATGCCAGGGCCCAGGTGTTATTAGCAGAAAAGCTGCCCCAACCACCGGTCTCACCAAAATCAGCCTCCATTGATCTTGCCCCCTGGGAAATCAGTATGGATCAGGCCTATGAAACCATCCTTTTTCATGAAGGCGAACTCCAATGCATTTCCGACATCTGCGGGGTGTCGCCCAAAGGAATTGAGGTGATGACAACCACAGCACCAGACATCAGCGCATGGTATAAAACGCCCCATGCAAGGCAATGGACCATGGACCCCATGGTTTTGGATGCGGCCTTCCAGACGGCGATTTTGTGGACTTTCCATAACTGTGGACAGGCCTGCCTGCCTGCAAGCTTTGCCAATTTGCGAATTTTTCACGCGTTTCCCAAACAAAGCGGACATAAGGTTCGGATATCATTTACGGTCAACCACCAGGATCAACATAAAATCAAAGGATATTTTACATTCTTTGATGAAAACAACACAGTCATTGCAAGCATGATGGGATTTGAAGCCATCATGGACCCAGGATTGATAAATAAATTTAAATCTACTCCTCTGTTTGACCGGGACAAAATTTTAGCCTTTGCCCAGGGCAATCCATCCGAGGCGTTTGGAGAACCCTATAAAATTTTTGATAAAGCGCGTGAAATTGCAAGGCTGCCAAGACCGCCCTACTTTTTTATGGACGCAGTGTTAAAAGCAGACCACCCGGCCTGGCAAACCGCACCCGGCGGGTGGATAGAGACCACTTACAAAATTGATAAAGACGCCTGGTATTTTGCAGCCAATCACAGTGATACCATGCCTTTTTGTATTCTTCTTGAAGTGGCCCTTCAACCCTGTGGATGGCTTGCCGCCTATGGCGGCGCAGCCCTGACCTGCGAAGACCGGCTCCATTTCAGAAACCTTGGGGGAAAAGCCAAACTGATCAAAAATTTAACCCGGACGTCCGGGGTAGTAAAAATCCGTGTCAGGATGACCGATGTTTCCATGGCCGGTGGCATGATCATCCAAAACTTTGATATGGATGTGCAAAACAAAGGGGAATCTGTTTATAAAGGCACCACTAATTTTGGATTTTTTACGGCTGATGCGTTAGCCAAACAGGTGGGAATCAGGGAACCCGAGGCGTTTTTGACCCTTGAAAAAAATAGCCGACCATCTGAAATCGTACTTGAAGATCATGCGCCCTTAACCCCGAAAGATCAAAATATCGGCCCCAATACGGGGATGCCGGGAAAAGCGTTGAGGATGATAGACAAAATTACATTCCTTGATTTCAAAGCAGGGCTGCACGGCCAGGGGGTGATCCAGGGTGAAAAACAAGTTGACCCTGATGAGTGGTTCTTCCATGCCCATTTTTATCAAGATCCGGTCTGCCCGGGGTCGCTAGGCATAGAATCATTCCTCCAGTTGATCCGATTTTTCATGATCAAAAAATTCGATCTTGACCCGGAACAGTTTGCGCCTGCAATTGTTGAAAACCATGAACATGAATGGACATACCGGGGACAGATCATCCGCTCGAACTCAAATATTGTTGTCCAGGCCCATATAAGTGCGTGTACTTTGGATGAAACGGGTTGCAGGGCAACGGCTGACGGTACCCTGTGTGTGGATGGAATCTGCATATATGAAATGAAAAATTTTTGTTTTTCTTTGCAGGCCTTACCCATTGAAACGAATATGAAAAAAGAAAAAAAACTATCTAATCAATCTTAA
- a CDS encoding beta-ketoacyl synthase N-terminal-like domain-containing protein: MTPKAPTKIQTPCTPKTPIAIIGMGCIFPESRNLKEFWKLIFNGIDAITQVPEDSHWRLKDYFNEDPECPDHVYCNRGGFLPDIAFDPLAYGMPPKNIEATDTSQLLALEVVRMALADAGYPVGHAHLKEKRVNVILGVTGTQELVIPLGARLGHPFWKNALDAAGISPDKKESVLKLISESYAGWQENSFPGLLGNVVAGRIANRLDLSGTNTVCDAACASSLSAIHTAIMELETGQCDMSITGGVDTLNDIFMHMCFAKTGVLSHSSDARPFSENADGTVLGEGVGLLVLKRLTDAQRDQDRIYAVIKGMGTSSDGRTSAVYAPEAKGQIKALENAYGNADILPESVELIEAHGTGTRVGDKVEFTALKQFFKDKATESTAIGSVKSMIGHAKAAAGAAGIIKAALALHHKVIPPTLKAQTPDPDLDIHNSPFYLNQVARPWICHGAGNGTNNALRCSGVSAFGFGGSNFHAVLEEFAPEKKNISWDGTVQILALSGEKKKDIIEKLDTASETIKSYDIRDKATFTQAIAWQAAQSRKAFSSKHDVRLLILLSDQDDVFERMAQAKRVINGDQPAKPPIFFGKGTPSGKLGFVFPGQGSQYTGMGGQIMSVFPESLDILAMAQACVGNTDAEDDGLLSAYMYPPPEYAMDKKSAEAALRQTRIAQPAIGAVSLSMLNILSRFKVAPQITCGHSYGELCALYAAGWIDAQTCLELSAARGNFMAKAGQSAGDPGSMLAIQAPIEKIEALLEEEKLDLVLANKNSPVQGVLSGETQHILNAEKLCKKRKMRAIKLPVAAAFHSRLVSDAATPFNALTKKAAITPTQIKVLSNTTGSPYPEDSAKAQDLLGQQLMYPVDFIGNIKQMHEQGVDTFVEIGPKSVLCGLINSILKDQDVQTIALDQSAGKNSGIQDLGMGLCALAAVGHSVDLSAWEEDVAQPESKKLVIMINGANSKPPVPEITQPESVQTEQAHIHAPVRPAQPQPTQSQPLETRETQEQKNENIVQDSSVYTTVAPKQTSTTQGNTMTSFPHPAFNASQSMITSNSTEYVTANQVPANPDILVQGLNAMQQLQAQTARAHEKFLETQTQASQALTALMSQTRGQVYAPAPAAPVIQPPAQAMPHPQPQMSEPLPAPAPQIQQTISKPVPSPARQLQPSAAPAPPALPAAVAPAPEVKNVLFEIVSRLTGFPVEMLEPEMNIESDLGVDSIKKVEIISELEKAFPDSEDLSAQRLGSVKTLGDICTAVETDPGKETSPAPEQTAAPIANAQNKPKNNEPTQDTLGILVNIISELTGFPQEMLEPGMNLESDLGIDSIKRVEILSRLEQEQPEAKALSPDDMGSLKTIADIITYLTPEQTTVSKETPKKKLRMTR; the protein is encoded by the coding sequence ATGACACCCAAAGCCCCAACCAAAATACAGACACCTTGTACTCCTAAAACACCCATTGCCATCATCGGCATGGGCTGTATCTTCCCTGAATCCAGAAACCTTAAAGAATTCTGGAAATTAATATTCAACGGCATTGATGCCATAACACAGGTACCTGAAGACTCACACTGGCGTCTGAAAGACTATTTTAATGAAGACCCGGAGTGCCCGGACCATGTCTATTGTAATAGAGGTGGTTTTTTACCGGACATTGCCTTTGACCCGTTAGCCTACGGCATGCCCCCCAAAAACATTGAAGCCACGGACACCTCCCAACTCCTCGCCCTGGAAGTGGTTCGCATGGCACTTGCCGATGCAGGCTATCCTGTGGGTCATGCCCATCTGAAAGAAAAACGGGTAAATGTCATCCTCGGGGTAACCGGCACCCAGGAACTGGTTATCCCCCTTGGCGCAAGGCTGGGGCACCCATTTTGGAAAAACGCCTTGGATGCAGCCGGGATCTCCCCTGATAAAAAGGAAAGCGTATTAAAACTGATCAGTGAGTCCTATGCCGGCTGGCAGGAAAATTCATTTCCAGGCCTTTTGGGTAATGTAGTGGCCGGAAGAATTGCCAACCGCCTGGACCTGTCCGGCACCAACACGGTGTGTGATGCGGCATGTGCAAGCTCCCTTTCTGCCATTCATACGGCCATAATGGAACTTGAGACCGGACAGTGCGATATGTCCATCACCGGCGGGGTGGATACCCTCAATGACATTTTCATGCACATGTGTTTTGCCAAAACCGGTGTATTGTCCCATAGCAGTGACGCACGACCCTTTTCAGAAAACGCCGACGGCACGGTGCTTGGCGAAGGCGTCGGCCTGCTGGTGCTCAAGCGGCTGACGGATGCCCAACGCGATCAGGACCGCATTTATGCAGTCATCAAAGGCATGGGCACGTCCAGTGACGGTCGCACCTCGGCCGTATATGCCCCGGAGGCCAAAGGACAGATCAAAGCCCTGGAAAACGCCTATGGCAATGCAGATATTTTGCCCGAATCCGTGGAACTGATTGAAGCCCACGGCACAGGGACCCGGGTGGGCGACAAGGTTGAATTCACGGCACTGAAACAGTTTTTCAAAGACAAAGCAACCGAATCTACAGCCATTGGATCCGTGAAATCCATGATCGGGCACGCGAAAGCGGCAGCAGGCGCTGCGGGCATTATTAAAGCTGCCCTGGCGTTGCACCACAAGGTCATCCCCCCCACACTGAAAGCCCAAACGCCTGACCCGGATCTGGACATCCACAACTCTCCCTTTTATCTCAACCAGGTTGCAAGACCCTGGATCTGCCATGGGGCCGGCAACGGTACGAATAACGCTTTGAGATGTTCCGGTGTTTCCGCCTTTGGGTTCGGTGGATCAAACTTTCATGCCGTGCTTGAAGAGTTCGCACCCGAAAAAAAGAATATATCCTGGGACGGTACGGTGCAAATCCTGGCTCTTTCCGGAGAAAAGAAAAAAGACATAATTGAAAAGCTTGATACCGCTTCTGAAACCATAAAAAGCTATGATATTAGAGACAAGGCCACCTTTACCCAGGCCATTGCATGGCAGGCCGCCCAATCCAGAAAAGCATTTTCATCAAAACATGACGTGCGGTTATTGATTTTGCTGTCTGACCAGGATGATGTGTTTGAACGGATGGCCCAGGCAAAACGTGTGATCAATGGAGATCAACCTGCCAAACCGCCTATATTTTTCGGCAAAGGTACACCATCAGGAAAACTTGGATTTGTTTTCCCGGGCCAGGGAAGTCAGTACACCGGAATGGGCGGCCAGATTATGTCGGTTTTTCCCGAAAGCCTTGACATTCTTGCTATGGCCCAGGCCTGTGTTGGTAACACGGATGCAGAAGATGATGGGTTGCTGTCCGCCTATATGTATCCGCCGCCGGAATATGCCATGGATAAAAAATCGGCCGAGGCAGCCCTGCGTCAGACCCGCATCGCCCAACCGGCCATTGGTGCGGTTTCTTTGTCCATGCTGAATATTCTTTCCCGGTTCAAGGTGGCACCCCAGATAACCTGCGGCCACAGTTACGGAGAATTGTGCGCATTATATGCAGCCGGCTGGATTGATGCCCAGACCTGTCTTGAACTTTCGGCTGCCCGGGGCAACTTTATGGCCAAGGCCGGTCAAAGTGCGGGTGATCCCGGCAGCATGCTTGCGATCCAGGCCCCCATTGAAAAAATCGAAGCCCTCCTTGAAGAGGAAAAACTTGATCTTGTCCTAGCCAATAAAAACAGCCCGGTCCAGGGCGTGTTATCCGGGGAGACCCAACACATTCTAAACGCTGAAAAACTCTGCAAAAAACGCAAAATGCGGGCCATTAAACTGCCGGTGGCCGCAGCGTTTCACAGCCGCCTGGTATCAGATGCCGCAACCCCGTTCAATGCGTTGACCAAGAAAGCAGCCATCACGCCGACACAAATCAAAGTATTATCCAATACGACCGGATCACCCTACCCCGAGGATTCAGCAAAAGCCCAGGATCTTTTAGGGCAGCAGTTGATGTACCCGGTGGATTTTATTGGTAACATCAAACAGATGCACGAGCAGGGTGTTGACACCTTTGTGGAGATTGGACCCAAGTCTGTTCTGTGCGGTCTGATTAATTCAATTTTAAAAGACCAGGATGTACAGACCATTGCTTTAGATCAATCAGCTGGAAAAAATTCCGGTATCCAGGATTTGGGGATGGGATTGTGTGCCCTTGCAGCAGTAGGCCACTCTGTGGATCTTTCTGCCTGGGAAGAGGACGTGGCACAGCCTGAGTCTAAAAAACTTGTAATCATGATCAACGGGGCCAATTCAAAACCCCCGGTACCTGAAATAACCCAGCCTGAATCTGTTCAGACTGAACAGGCCCACATTCATGCCCCTGTCCGGCCGGCACAACCTCAGCCAACACAATCCCAGCCTTTAGAGACCCGGGAAACCCAAGAACAAAAAAACGAAAACATTGTACAGGATTCATCTGTTTATACAACGGTTGCACCCAAACAGACATCCACCACACAAGGAAATACCATGACATCTTTTCCGCACCCTGCATTTAATGCGTCCCAATCCATGATAACATCAAATTCAACCGAATATGTGACTGCAAATCAAGTTCCGGCAAACCCGGATATTCTTGTCCAGGGACTCAATGCCATGCAGCAACTCCAGGCACAGACCGCCCGGGCCCATGAAAAATTTTTGGAAACCCAGACCCAGGCCAGCCAGGCCTTAACCGCATTGATGTCACAAACCCGTGGACAGGTGTATGCTCCGGCCCCGGCCGCCCCTGTAATTCAGCCCCCAGCGCAGGCCATGCCTCACCCACAACCCCAGATGTCAGAGCCGCTCCCGGCACCGGCACCACAAATTCAGCAGACTATATCAAAGCCGGTACCCTCCCCGGCCCGGCAACTCCAGCCATCAGCAGCACCGGCACCACCAGCCCTGCCGGCTGCAGTAGCCCCGGCCCCGGAAGTTAAAAATGTCTTATTTGAAATTGTCAGCCGTTTAACAGGCTTCCCGGTGGAAATGTTAGAACCTGAAATGAATATTGAATCAGACCTTGGCGTTGATTCCATTAAAAAAGTTGAAATCATTTCAGAACTTGAAAAAGCATTTCCTGACAGTGAAGACCTATCAGCTCAACGCCTGGGTTCGGTTAAAACCCTTGGAGATATCTGTACAGCGGTTGAAACAGACCCGGGAAAGGAAACCTCCCCGGCACCTGAACAAACAGCAGCGCCCATTGCTAATGCGCAAAATAAGCCCAAAAACAACGAGCCCACCCAAGATACCCTCGGTATTCTGGTCAACATCATCAGTGAACTCACGGGGTTCCCCCAAGAGATGCTCGAACCCGGGATGAACCTTGAATCCGATCTTGGCATTGATTCCATAAAACGGGTTGAAATTTTGTCACGGCTTGAACAGGAGCAGCCCGAAGCCAAGGCATTATCGCCGGATGACATGGGCAGCTTGAAGACCATAGCCGACATCATAACTTACTTAACGCCAGAACAAACAACGGTTTCCAAAGAAACCCCTAAAAAAAAACTTCGCATGACCCGGTAA